Proteins found in one Larimichthys crocea isolate SSNF chromosome I, L_crocea_2.0, whole genome shotgun sequence genomic segment:
- the shtn3 gene encoding LOW QUALITY PROTEIN: shootin-1 (The sequence of the model RefSeq protein was modified relative to this genomic sequence to represent the inferred CDS: deleted 3 bases in 2 codons), protein MLPCSSSSAQMEGCEEEQEEVVVVVRGDAHMHTECNRLAEERDEAERQLKHIKRVSQMVIEEVSVLQTQLEIEKSCRENAEALATKLNCENRKLKYLSLSSRPCLDELLPSISDCIALEADSEADTAYGSPDTFTQYQQQVKELRETVNSLLEEKKNFVCQIHEQQRRIEELTSQSEKDQAEMKELRETVEQQSKSIKRFNRVSTMAAQEYDGMKEQLDLEQSLRVKAETYAHEMLVKQKEANRQSMLLLQSAEPSVQLLKALEDVAAVTKTLEEERLQHQQKVESLEAQLEKSCVKKQLEALQRQLELLEVEKKEADARLEEAEKKNEELENRVHELQEETQKKIAVTTSAAEPPPPEPGVAAPPPAPPAQPPPPPPPPPPPPLPAPPSRCNPLSSLIAIMKKSSKGSKASVKAEQPPAAEGVDDVKVKAVNEMMERIKHGVVLRPVKSQESKRVAVKPPPVCEEKPQESAMEELKGILETVKRSPSRGSQESGPSPPGKKDSELEVILRRRRNKAGEAGSGDEREGQMSHVSSSDSLNGGRTSSDLGKDPEGPAGLNVPSDSAGPRVSQERRGSGPGPVVARRKSSDTGKEPRAGSWQERRSCSSLCEKEPAESPVSNGCINSVGEDVQNAAEKCVQSNGVEHAEPNGGEDARAAVCASPVNGSSTDAEC, encoded by the exons TGCAACAGACTGGCGGAGGAGAGAGACGAGGCCGAGAGACAACTCAAACACATCAAGAGAG TGTCCCAGATGGTGATTGAGGAGGTGAGCGTCCTGCAGACTCAGCTGGAGATCGAGAAGTCGTGTCGGGAGAATGCAGAGGCCCTGGCCacaaag CTGAACTGTGAGAACAGGAAGTTGAAGTACCTGAGCCTGTCGTCTCGTCCGTGTTTGGACGAGCTGCTTCCCAGCATCTCGGACTGCATCGCGCTCGAGGCCGACTCCGAGGCGGACACAGCCTACGGGAGCCCCGACACCTTCACGCAGTACCAGCAACAGGTTAAAG AGCTGAGGGAGACAGTGAACAGCCTgttggaggagaagaagaatttTGTCTGTCAGATTCATGAACAGCAGAGACGGATAGAAGAGCTGACTTCACAG TCAGAGAAAGATCAGGCCGAGATGAAGGAGCTCCGTGAAACTGTTGAACAACAAAGTAAATCCATCAAGAGATTCAACCGAG TCTCCACGATGGCGGCTCAGGAGTACGACGGGATGAAGGAGCAGCTGGACCTGGAGCAGAGCCTGAGAGTCAAAGCTGAGACTTACGCACACGAG ATGCTGGTGAAGCAGAAGGAGGCCAACAGGCAgagcatgctgctgctgcagagtgcCGAGCCCAGCGTTCAGCTGCTGAAAGCTCTGGAGGACGTCGCTGCCGTCACCAAAACCCTGGAGGAGGAGCGCCTGCAGCATCAGCAGAAG gtggaGAGCCTGGAGGCCCAGCTGGAGAAGAGCTGTGTGAAGAAACAGCTGGAGGCTCTGCAGAggcagctggagctgctggaggtggagaagaaggaggcagACGCACGgctggaggaggcggagaagaAGAACGAGGAGCTGGAGAACAGAG TCCACGAGCTCCAGGAGGAGACCCAGAAAAAGATCGCCGTGACGACCAGTGCTGCCGAGCCCCCTCCCCCCGAACCCGGGGTCGCCGCCCCGCCTCCCGCCCCT CCCGCGCAGCCGCCtcctcccccgcctccccct ccccctccgcCCCTCCCCGCCCCCCCCTCAAGATGCAACCCCCTCAG CTCTCTGATAGCCATCATGAAGAAGTCTTCCAAAGGCTCGAAGGCCTCTGTGAAGGCAGAGCAGCCTCCAG CTGCTGAGGGTGTGGACGACGTGAAGGTGAAGGCGGTGAACGAAATGATGGAGAGGATCAAACATGGTGTCGTGCTGCGGCCAGTCAAGAGTCAGGAGAGCaag AGAGTCGCAGTAAAA ccGCCTCCGGTCTGTGAGGAGAAACCGCAGGAGAGCGCCATGGAAGAACTGAAAGGCATCCTG GAGACGGTGAAGCGGAGCCCCAGTCGAGGGTCTCAGGAGTCGGGGCCTTCTCCACCCGGGAAGAAGGACAGCGAGCTGGAGGTCATCCTGAGACGCAGACGCAACAAAGCGGGAGAAGCCGGCTCCggag ATGAGCGGGAGGGCCAGATGAGCCACGTCTCCTCCTCAGACAGCCTGAACGGGGGGCGCACCAGCAGCGACTTGGGCAAAGATCCAGAAGGGCCGGCGGGGTTGAACGTACCTTCGGACTCTGCGGGTCCCAGGGTCAGCCAAGAGAGGCGGGGGTCAGGACCTGGACCCGTCGTGGCCAGAAGGAAGAGCTCTGACACGGGCAAAGAGCCCAGAGCGGGCTCCTGGCAGGAGAGGAGgtcctgcagctctctgtgtgaGAAAGAACCAGCAGAGTCTCCGGTCAGCAACGGCTGCATCAACAG CGTCGGGGAAGACGTTCAAAACGCGGCCGAGAAGTGCGTCCAGTCGAACGGAGTCGAACATGCCGAACCGAACGGCGGTGAGGACGCACGGGCCGCTGTCTGCGCCAGCCCGGTCAACGGCAGCAGCACCGACGCCGAGTGCTAG
- the thoc3 gene encoding THO complex subunit 3 → MASQYYQEMQESFRNNNKSREFPAHTAKVHSVAWSCDGRRLASGSFDKTASVFVLEKDRLVKENNYRGHGDSVDQLCWHPTNPDLFVTASGDKTIRIWDVRTTKCIATVNTKGENINICWSPDGQTIAVGNKDDVVTFIDAKTHRSKAEEQFKFEVNEISWNNDNDMFFLTNGNGCINILSYPELKPIQSINAHPSNCICIKFDPTGKYFATGSADALVSLWDVEELVCVRCFSRLDWPVRTLSFSHDGKMLASASEDHFIDIAEVETGEKLWEVQCDSPTFTVAWHPKRPLLAYACDDKEGKYDNNREAGTVKLFGLPNDS, encoded by the exons ATGGCGTCGCAGTACTACCAGGAGATGCAGGAGAGCTTcaggaacaacaacaagagcCGAGAGTTCCCGGCGCACACGGCCAAGGTGCACTCCGTGGCGTGGAGCTGCGACGGCCGCAGGCTGGCGTCCGGCTCGTTCGACAAGACGGCGAGCGTGTTCGTGCTGGAGAAGGACCGGCTG GTGAAAGAAAACAACTACAGAGGTCACGGCGACAGTGTCGACCAGCTCTGCTGGCATCCGACCAACCCGGATCTGTTCGTCACGGCGTCCGGAGACAAGACCATCCGCATATGGGACGTCCGCACCACCAAGTGTATCGCCACCGTCAACACGAAAG GAGAGAACATCAACATCTGCTGGAGCCCCGACGGACAGACGATCGCCGTCGGGAACAAGGACGACGTGGTGACGTTCATCGACGCCAAGACGCACCGCTCCAAGGCGGAGGAGCAGTTCAAGTTCGAGGTGAACGAGATCTCCTGGAACAACGACAACGACATGTTCTTCCTCACCAACGGCAACGGCTGCATCAATATCCTGAG TTATCCAGAGCTGAAGCCGATCCAGTCCATCAACGCTCACCCGTCCAACTGCATCTGCATCAAGTTCGACCCCACGGGGAAATACTTCGCAACGGGCAGTGCCGACGCCCTGGTCAGCCTGTGGGACGTGGAGGAACTGGTGTGTGTCCGCTGCTTCTCCAG GCTGGACTGGCCTGTGAGGACTCTGAGCTTCAGCCATGACGGTAAAATGTTGGCCTCCGCCTCCGAGGATCACTTCATAGACATCGCCGAGGTGGAAACAG GAGAGAAGCTGTGGGAGGTGCAGTGCGACTCCCCCACCTTCACCGTCGCCTGGCACCCAAAGAGGCCGCTGCTGGCCTACGCCTGCGACGACAAGGAGGGCAAATACGACAACAACCGCGAGGCGGGCACCGTCAAACTGTTCGGCCTTCCCAACGACTCCTGA